In Streptomyces puniciscabiei, a single genomic region encodes these proteins:
- a CDS encoding carbohydrate ABC transporter permease, giving the protein MKTTETPAPLPAESGATVSKVDVPAPKPARQKKEGGVLNVFSHGVLITWAIMVVMPLLWAVMTSFKDDRSIFDSPWSLPTHLHFDNWSRAWTQANMSDYFLNTVLVVGGSLIGTLALGSMAAYVLARFDFPGNRFIYYLFIGGMSFPIMLALVPLFYVVNNMGLLNTIHGLILVYIAYSLPFTVFFLTAFFRTLPTSVAEAAFVDGASHARTFFQIMLPMAKPGLISVGIFNFLGQWNQYMLPTVLNTDPDKKVLTQGLVQLAVSQGYKGDWSGLFAGLVMAMLPVLGAYIVFQRQVVQGLTAGALK; this is encoded by the coding sequence ATGAAGACGACCGAGACCCCCGCCCCGCTGCCGGCCGAGTCCGGCGCCACCGTCTCCAAGGTCGACGTACCGGCCCCGAAGCCCGCCCGGCAGAAGAAGGAGGGCGGTGTCCTCAACGTCTTCTCCCACGGCGTGCTGATCACCTGGGCGATCATGGTGGTCATGCCGCTGCTGTGGGCGGTGATGACGTCTTTCAAGGACGACAGGTCCATCTTCGACTCGCCCTGGTCCCTGCCGACCCACCTGCACTTCGACAACTGGTCGCGGGCCTGGACCCAGGCCAACATGAGCGACTACTTCCTGAACACCGTCCTGGTGGTCGGGGGCTCGCTCATCGGCACCCTGGCGCTCGGCTCCATGGCGGCCTACGTCCTCGCCCGCTTCGACTTCCCGGGCAACCGCTTCATCTACTACCTGTTCATCGGCGGCATGAGCTTCCCGATCATGCTCGCGCTGGTGCCGCTGTTCTACGTCGTGAACAACATGGGCCTGCTGAACACGATCCACGGCCTGATCCTGGTCTACATCGCGTACTCGCTGCCGTTCACGGTCTTCTTCCTCACGGCCTTCTTCCGCACCCTGCCGACCTCGGTGGCGGAGGCGGCCTTCGTGGACGGCGCTTCGCACGCGCGTACGTTCTTCCAGATCATGCTTCCCATGGCGAAGCCCGGTCTGATCAGCGTCGGGATCTTCAACTTCCTGGGCCAGTGGAACCAGTACATGCTGCCCACGGTCCTGAACACCGACCCCGACAAAAAGGTGCTCACCCAGGGCCTGGTCCAGCTGGCGGTCAGCCAGGGCTACAAGGGCGACTGGTCCGGCCTCTTCGCCGGCCTGGTGATGGCCATGCTGCCGGTGCTCGGGGCGTACATCGTCTTCCAGCGCCAGGTGGTGCAGGGACTCACCGCAGGGGCGCTGAAGTAG
- a CDS encoding carbohydrate ABC transporter permease, with translation MQHGKYRFIVGFLVLPLGLYALFVVWPFIQSIYYSFTDWTGLSPDFKMVGFDNYKRMLDDDIFWKSLQHSLLFALVLPLVTISLALFFAFMINVGGRRRRGGPVVSGVRGSSFYKIVYFFPQVLSIAIVSLLFAFAYNPDSGAINSILRGIGLDHVQPLWLGDPSLALWCVMAVLVWSTVGFFVVLFSAGMASIPAELYEAALLDGASRFTTFFRITLPLLWDTVQSGWVYMGILALGAESFAVVQIMTTGPGGPDYSTTVMVLYVYQKAFRDGQAAYATTIGVALLVVTLAFAAIVMRLGRRERLEF, from the coding sequence ATGCAGCACGGCAAGTACCGGTTCATCGTGGGGTTTCTGGTTCTGCCCCTGGGACTGTACGCGCTCTTCGTGGTGTGGCCGTTCATCCAGTCCATCTATTACTCGTTCACGGACTGGACCGGCCTGAGCCCCGATTTCAAGATGGTCGGCTTCGACAACTACAAGAGGATGCTCGACGACGACATCTTCTGGAAGTCGTTGCAGCACAGTCTGCTGTTCGCCCTGGTGCTCCCGCTGGTGACGATCAGTCTGGCGCTGTTCTTCGCCTTCATGATCAATGTGGGCGGACGGCGGAGAAGGGGCGGCCCCGTGGTCTCGGGTGTCCGGGGCTCGTCCTTCTACAAGATCGTCTACTTCTTCCCGCAGGTGCTGTCCATCGCGATCGTGTCGCTGCTGTTCGCCTTCGCGTACAACCCGGACAGCGGCGCGATCAACTCGATCCTGCGCGGGATCGGCCTCGACCACGTCCAGCCGCTGTGGCTGGGCGACCCGAGCCTCGCCCTGTGGTGCGTGATGGCGGTCCTGGTGTGGTCCACGGTCGGTTTCTTCGTGGTCCTGTTCTCGGCGGGCATGGCCTCGATCCCGGCCGAGCTGTACGAGGCGGCCCTGCTGGACGGCGCGAGCCGCTTCACCACCTTCTTCCGCATCACCCTGCCGCTGCTGTGGGACACCGTGCAGTCCGGCTGGGTCTACATGGGCATCCTCGCGCTCGGCGCCGAGTCGTTCGCCGTCGTTCAGATCATGACGACCGGACCGGGCGGGCCCGACTACTCGACCACGGTGATGGTCCTGTACGTGTACCAGAAGGCGTTCCGGGACGGTCAGGCCGCCTACGCCACCACCATCGGCGTCGCCCTGCTCGTCGTCACGCTCGCGTTCGCGGCGATCGTGATGCGGTTGGGCCGTCGCGAGCGGCTGGAGTTCTGA
- the ngcE gene encoding N-acetylglucosamine/diacetylchitobiose ABC transporter substrate-binding protein, translating to MEFTSAENSGSEGVGRRSLIKRSAALGLVAVPGMSLLSACASSGGGGQKKDKAGKKTAKNPLGVNETATMEFVLFDGGFGKEYAQDAVKIYEKDFPKAQVKFSATQKIQSTLQPRFNQGNPPDLIDNSGAEQMDMGVLVGKNQLADLTPLLDAPSYDDPSKKVRDTLRPGIVEMGQFDGKPVWILYYAYTVYGVWYSQKALDSLDEKYPETWDEMLKVCEKAKKKGMAGWTYAGKYPYYIPFSLYPMIGKVGGVDVLNAIDNLEPNAWKHPAVKACFEAYYELYKKGYILQGTPGLDHIQSQTAWAQGKALFIPNGSWVENESANVIPKDFNLAVSAPSGIDSSDKMPFGTIWASGGEPFIVPAKAANAEGGMEQLRIMLSEASSKNFTAKVKSLTAYNGGTTGITLTPGLTSGVAALKLAGSNVVNPRLQDWYVQLQKEKIGVAGLGEMMAGRLTPAEAVKKIQGFADEAAKDTSIKHYKHQ from the coding sequence ATGGAATTCACTTCCGCCGAGAACAGCGGTTCCGAAGGTGTCGGCCGCCGCAGTCTGATCAAGCGTTCGGCCGCGCTGGGCTTGGTCGCGGTCCCCGGAATGAGCCTGCTGTCCGCCTGTGCCAGCAGCGGCGGGGGCGGGCAGAAGAAGGACAAGGCGGGGAAGAAGACCGCCAAGAACCCGCTCGGCGTCAACGAGACCGCCACGATGGAATTCGTCCTCTTCGACGGCGGCTTCGGCAAGGAGTACGCTCAGGACGCGGTGAAGATCTACGAGAAGGACTTCCCCAAGGCGCAAGTGAAGTTCTCGGCCACCCAGAAGATCCAGTCCACCCTGCAGCCCCGCTTCAACCAGGGCAACCCGCCGGACCTCATCGACAACTCCGGCGCCGAGCAGATGGACATGGGCGTGCTCGTCGGCAAGAACCAGCTGGCCGACCTCACCCCGCTGCTGGACGCCCCGTCGTACGACGACCCGAGCAAGAAGGTCCGCGACACGCTGCGCCCCGGCATCGTGGAGATGGGCCAGTTCGACGGCAAGCCGGTCTGGATCCTCTACTACGCCTACACGGTGTACGGCGTCTGGTACTCGCAGAAGGCCCTGGACTCGCTCGACGAAAAGTACCCGGAGACCTGGGACGAGATGCTCAAGGTCTGCGAGAAGGCCAAGAAGAAGGGCATGGCGGGCTGGACGTACGCGGGCAAGTACCCGTACTACATCCCCTTCTCGCTCTACCCGATGATCGGCAAGGTCGGCGGCGTCGACGTCCTGAACGCGATCGACAACCTGGAGCCCAACGCCTGGAAGCACCCGGCCGTCAAGGCCTGTTTCGAGGCGTACTACGAGCTGTACAAGAAGGGCTACATCCTCCAGGGCACTCCGGGCCTGGACCACATCCAGTCGCAGACCGCCTGGGCCCAGGGCAAGGCGCTGTTCATTCCGAACGGCTCCTGGGTGGAGAACGAGTCGGCCAACGTCATTCCGAAGGACTTCAACCTGGCTGTCTCCGCGCCGTCCGGCATCGACAGCTCCGACAAGATGCCGTTCGGCACCATCTGGGCGTCCGGCGGTGAGCCGTTCATCGTGCCGGCCAAGGCCGCGAACGCCGAGGGCGGTATGGAGCAGCTGCGCATCATGCTCTCCGAGGCGTCCTCGAAGAACTTCACCGCCAAGGTGAAGTCGCTGACCGCGTACAACGGCGGCACCACCGGCATCACCCTCACCCCCGGCCTGACGTCGGGTGTGGCGGCGCTCAAGCTGGCCGGATCCAACGTGGTGAATCCCCGGCTGCAGGACTGGTATGTGCAGCTGCAGAAGGAGAAGATCGGTGTCGCCGGTCTCGGCGAGATGATGGCCGGCCGGCTCACCCCGGCCGAGGCCGTCAAGAAGATCCAGGGATTCGCCGACGAGGCGGCCAAGGACACGTCCATCAAGCACTACAAGCACCAGTAA
- a CDS encoding GH92 family glycosyl hydrolase, whose translation MQRRTRHRWGPAVVLTAAFVMAAGAQGAAVALPAKAPAAAREFASSFEPGDPAPDWLNTVDTAPDGTKRASGVDGGYSTGIPGNVNDHVTEVRASGENTGAGEVKENLVDGEPGTKWLTFQPTGWVEFDLDKPVKLVTYALTSANDYAERDPRDWTLLGSTDGKDWKTVDSRAGETFSERFQTRSYDLAEPAEYQHFRLEVTKNNGASGILQLADVQFSTGGGGGPVPQDMLTLVDKGPTASPTAKARVGFTGKRALRYAGRHTAAGRAYSYNKVFDVHVKVGGDTQLSYRIFPQMADGDRDYDATNVSLDVAFTDGTYLSDLGALDQHGFPLSPRGQGESKSLYVNQWNNVAARIGSVAAGRTVDRILVGYDSPAGPAKFRGWIDDVSLKPVPPEKPKAHLSDYALTTRGTNSSGSFSRGNNFPATALPHGFNFWTPVTNASSLSWLYEYAHANNDDNLPTIQAFSASHEPSPWMGDRQTFQVMPSAASGAPDTGREARELPFRHENETARPYYYGVRFENGLKAEMTPTDHAAMLRFTYPGDDASVLFDNVTEQAGLTLDKENGIVTGYSDVKSGLSTGATRLFVYGEFDKPVTDSGSSGVKGYLRFDAGSDRTVTLRLATSLISIDQAKDNLRQEIPDGTSFDTVKDRAQRTWDDLLGKVEVEGATPDQLTTLYSGMYRLYLYPNSGFEKVGDKDQYASPFSPMPSQDTPTHTGAKIVDGKVYVNNGFWDTYRTTWPAYSFLTPSQAGEMVDGFVQQYKDGGWTSRWSSPGYADLMTGTSSDVAFADAYVKGVKFDAKAAYDAALKNATVVPPMSGVGRKGMSTSPFLGYTSTATDEGLSWAMEGYVNDYGIARMGEALYEKTGEKHYKEESEYFLNRARDYVNLFDPKAGGFFQGRDAKGDWRVDSSAYDPRVWGYDYTETNGWGYAFSVPQDSRGLANLYGGRQGLAEKLDAFFSTPETASPDYVGSYGGVIHEMTEARDVRMGMLGQSNQVAHHVSYMYDAAGEPWKTQAAVREILSRLYLGSEIGQGYHGDEDNGEQSGWYLFSALGFYPLVMGSGEYAIGSPLFKKVTVHLENGRDLVIKAPDNSARNVYIQGVTFNGHPWTSTSLPHSLLARGGVLQFSMGAKPSTWGTGKNAAPVSITRDDKVPAPRSDVLKGDGPLFDNTSATDATVTSVDLPVDGAVKPVQYTLTSSADRGRAPTGWTLQGSTDGTTWQTLDHRSGESFTWDRQTRAFTIAAPGTYPKYRLVLDGESTLAEVELLA comes from the coding sequence ATGCAGCGGAGAACTCGGCACAGATGGGGTCCGGCGGTCGTCCTCACGGCCGCCTTTGTCATGGCCGCCGGTGCCCAGGGCGCGGCGGTGGCCCTGCCCGCCAAGGCTCCGGCCGCCGCCCGGGAGTTCGCGTCCTCGTTCGAGCCGGGGGATCCGGCTCCGGACTGGCTCAATACCGTCGACACCGCGCCGGACGGCACCAAGCGCGCCTCGGGGGTCGACGGCGGCTACAGCACCGGCATACCGGGCAATGTGAACGACCATGTCACCGAGGTCCGGGCGAGCGGCGAGAACACGGGCGCGGGCGAGGTCAAGGAGAACCTGGTCGACGGCGAGCCGGGCACCAAGTGGCTGACCTTCCAGCCCACCGGCTGGGTGGAGTTCGACCTCGACAAACCCGTCAAGCTGGTGACGTACGCGCTGACCTCGGCCAACGACTACGCCGAGCGCGACCCCAGGGACTGGACGCTGCTCGGCTCCACCGACGGCAAGGACTGGAAGACGGTCGACAGCCGCGCGGGCGAGACCTTCTCCGAGCGCTTCCAGACCAGGTCCTACGACCTGGCCGAACCCGCCGAGTACCAGCACTTCCGGCTGGAGGTCACGAAGAACAACGGCGCTTCCGGCATCCTCCAGCTCGCCGATGTGCAGTTCTCCACCGGCGGCGGGGGCGGCCCGGTGCCGCAGGACATGCTGACGCTGGTCGACAAGGGCCCGACCGCCTCACCGACGGCCAAGGCCCGGGTCGGGTTCACCGGGAAGCGGGCGCTGCGCTACGCCGGGCGGCACACGGCGGCCGGCCGTGCGTACTCGTACAACAAGGTCTTCGACGTGCACGTGAAGGTCGGCGGCGACACACAGTTGTCGTACCGGATCTTCCCGCAGATGGCCGACGGCGACCGGGACTACGACGCCACCAATGTCTCCCTCGACGTGGCCTTCACCGACGGCACGTATCTCAGCGATCTGGGCGCGCTGGACCAGCACGGGTTCCCGCTGTCGCCGCGCGGGCAGGGCGAGTCGAAGTCGCTGTACGTCAACCAGTGGAACAACGTGGCCGCGCGGATCGGTTCGGTGGCGGCCGGCAGGACGGTCGACCGGATCCTGGTGGGGTACGACTCCCCCGCGGGACCGGCGAAGTTCCGGGGCTGGATCGACGACGTGTCCCTGAAACCGGTTCCGCCGGAGAAACCGAAGGCGCATCTGTCGGACTACGCGCTGACCACGCGCGGCACCAACTCCAGCGGCAGCTTCTCGCGCGGCAACAACTTCCCGGCGACCGCCCTGCCGCACGGTTTCAATTTCTGGACGCCGGTGACCAACGCGTCGTCGCTGAGCTGGCTGTACGAGTACGCGCATGCGAACAACGACGACAACCTGCCCACGATCCAGGCTTTCAGCGCGAGCCATGAGCCGAGCCCGTGGATGGGTGACCGGCAGACCTTCCAGGTGATGCCGTCGGCCGCGTCCGGCGCCCCGGACACCGGGCGCGAGGCGCGCGAGCTGCCGTTCCGGCACGAGAACGAGACCGCGCGGCCGTATTACTACGGGGTCCGTTTCGAAAACGGTCTCAAGGCCGAGATGACCCCGACCGACCACGCGGCGATGCTGCGCTTCACCTACCCCGGCGACGACGCGAGCGTGCTGTTCGACAACGTCACCGAGCAGGCAGGCCTGACGCTCGACAAGGAGAACGGGATCGTCACCGGTTACTCGGACGTGAAGTCGGGCCTGTCGACCGGCGCGACCCGGCTGTTCGTCTACGGCGAGTTCGACAAGCCGGTGACGGACAGCGGATCGAGCGGGGTGAAGGGCTACCTGCGTTTCGACGCCGGTTCGGATCGCACCGTCACGCTGCGCCTGGCGACCTCGCTGATCAGCATCGACCAGGCGAAGGACAACCTGCGCCAGGAGATCCCGGACGGCACCTCCTTCGACACGGTGAAGGACCGGGCGCAGCGCACCTGGGACGATCTGCTCGGCAAGGTCGAGGTGGAGGGGGCGACCCCGGACCAGCTGACCACGCTGTACTCCGGCATGTACCGGCTGTACCTGTACCCGAACTCGGGCTTCGAGAAGGTGGGTGACAAGGACCAGTACGCCTCCCCCTTCTCCCCCATGCCGAGCCAGGACACCCCGACCCACACCGGCGCGAAGATCGTGGACGGCAAGGTGTACGTCAACAACGGTTTCTGGGACACCTACCGGACGACATGGCCGGCGTACTCCTTCCTCACCCCGTCCCAGGCGGGCGAGATGGTCGACGGTTTCGTGCAGCAGTACAAGGACGGCGGCTGGACCTCGCGCTGGTCCTCGCCGGGGTACGCCGACCTGATGACCGGCACCTCCTCGGACGTGGCGTTCGCCGACGCCTATGTGAAGGGCGTGAAGTTCGACGCGAAGGCGGCCTACGACGCGGCCCTGAAGAACGCGACCGTGGTGCCGCCGATGTCGGGCGTGGGCCGCAAGGGCATGAGCACCTCGCCGTTCCTCGGTTACACCAGCACCGCGACCGACGAGGGCCTGTCCTGGGCGATGGAGGGCTACGTCAACGACTACGGCATCGCGAGGATGGGCGAGGCCCTGTACGAGAAGACGGGCGAGAAGCACTACAAGGAGGAGTCCGAGTACTTCCTCAACCGCGCCCGGGACTACGTCAATCTCTTCGACCCCAAGGCGGGGGGCTTCTTCCAGGGCCGGGACGCCAAGGGCGACTGGCGGGTGGACTCCTCGGCGTACGACCCGCGGGTATGGGGTTACGACTACACGGAGACGAACGGCTGGGGTTACGCCTTCAGCGTCCCGCAGGACAGCCGGGGCCTGGCCAACCTGTACGGCGGCCGGCAGGGCCTGGCCGAGAAGCTGGACGCGTTCTTCTCCACCCCGGAGACCGCTTCCCCCGACTACGTCGGCTCCTACGGCGGTGTGATACACGAGATGACCGAGGCGCGGGACGTCCGGATGGGCATGCTCGGCCAGTCCAACCAGGTCGCCCATCATGTGTCGTACATGTACGACGCGGCCGGCGAGCCCTGGAAGACGCAGGCGGCGGTCCGGGAGATCCTCTCCCGGCTCTACCTCGGCAGCGAGATCGGGCAGGGCTACCACGGCGACGAGGACAACGGCGAGCAGTCCGGCTGGTACCTGTTCTCCGCGCTCGGCTTCTATCCGCTGGTGATGGGCAGCGGCGAGTACGCCATCGGCTCGCCGTTGTTCAAGAAGGTCACCGTGCACCTGGAGAACGGCCGCGACCTGGTGATCAAGGCGCCGGACAACAGCGCCAGGAACGTGTACATCCAGGGCGTGACCTTCAACGGCCATCCCTGGACGTCGACTTCGCTCCCCCATTCGCTGCTGGCCAGGGGCGGGGTGCTGCAGTTCTCCATGGGCGCCAAGCCGTCGACGTGGGGCACGGGCAAGAACGCCGCCCCCGTCTCCATCACCCGGGACGACAAGGTGCCGGCGCCCCGCTCGGACGTCCTGAAGGGTGACGGCCCGCTCTTCGACAACACCTCGGCGACGGACGCCACGGTCACCTCGGTGGATCTGCCGGTGGACGGGGCGGTGAAGCCGGTCCAGTACACGCTGACCTCCTCGGCGGACCGCGGCAGGGCGCCGACCGGCTGGACCCTCCAGGGCTCCACGGACGGCACGACCTGGCAGACCCTGGACCACCGCTCCGGCGAGTCGTTCACCTGGGACCGTCAGACCCGGGCGTTCACCATCGCCGCGCCGGGGACGTACCCGAAGTACCGGCTTGTCCTGGACGGCGAGTCGACGCTGGCGGAGGTGGAGCTGCTGGCCTGA